A window of Periophthalmus magnuspinnatus isolate fPerMag1 chromosome 21, fPerMag1.2.pri, whole genome shotgun sequence genomic DNA:
GAGCAGGAGAAGTATCTAGTTGTCAACATGCATCAAGAAAAGCACAttttctctgtatttgaccaaaatccACTTCATACAATCTGATAAAGTAAGTGTGGAAAAGATCCTGGAGACTGCCTGTGCTGCTTGTTCACAGTAtagatacattgtataagcagcttttgagatGAAAATAAGTCCAATGTgtacagtctgcatctaatcaaaaagtgttttattgtctcataatcaggaagtggactgttggcatgctaggtgttagctttaccaagataaaaaaaaaaatttaaaaacatattctcatctgagagttgtgaaaattgcttataaacccatcatggtgaataattaggatgctcagaatgcataaggaaagtaaggaataactttggaccactgcaaaccttttaaaattagATTGTTCTATTTTTTAGAATATTTTCTCTTTCATATTTTATGTGCAGTGTCACCTGTATATAAGTTATGGACATAACTTCACAGCATTTTAGCATTCTGATTAAGTGGAACTGACTGTCAGAACTATGGGCAACGTAAGTGACATgtcttgatttgtttttattgtcttttttagaTCAAATTAGCTTTATACGGGAAAATGGAAAGTGAAAGTAGTTTTTCTGTTGTTGCTGCTTGAGTGTGTTAGCTAATGGTAGGGTGAGATAAAGAGAAAACACTTCATCTCTGCAACAATTAATCTCAACACTGACTCAGAATGGACTTCAGTTCAACTCTGTCTGATCCACAGTCTGTATAAGTGATAAATCTGTAGTGCCCCTGTTGTTTAACTGGTTTTCTACTGTTGACATggtcttgttttaaatgtcaggcgcaaaaaaaatatttggtagAGTTGTTGACTTTtacacagttgaaaccagaaatttacatacactatataaaaagacacatgcacttttttttctgaatgtctgatgtgaaatcagactaaacttttcctgttttaggtcaaatagGAGGACCAAAATTATTTCCATTTTATAATGCCAGAATAATGGGAGAAGAATTTTTAATACAATCTTTCATCACTTTTTTCTAAGTCAGATGCATCATGTCggggggttgttttgctgcaggagggactggtgcacttcacaaaatagatgacatcatgaggaaagaacattatgtggaaatactgaagcaacatctaaAAATATCAGCCAGGAATTTAAAGCTTgggtgcaaatgggtcttcTGAATGGACAATGCCCTGAaacatactgccaaactggttacaaagtggcttaaggataacagtTAATGTTTTGGAGTAGTCATGATAAAGTCCTGATCACAAGCAAGGCGGCCCACAAACTTGggtcagttacaccagttctgtcaggaatTGTGAGAAACTTGTAGAaggatattcaaaacatttgacTCAACATAGAGTGTAAAAGGCATTGGTAACAAATACTAATGGAAtctatgtctgtgtagaccctcagtcgtcctgatccatagcaaacgacaaagttaaatctgtcaactggacaaatcgttgagtgaagagtgaagacgttttgctgctcatctaagccgcttcttcagttccagaattgctatggatcagacctggatgactgaaggtctacacagacatcttctcaAGAACTACAGGCCTACCACCGTCACAGACCTGaagaacttggatgagcagcgaaacgtctttactcctacaatgatttgtccagttgacagattttacttcgTCGTTTGCTATAATGAAATCTATgtagaaagtaatgaaaacaaaatcGTATTATTCTGGCATATAGCAAATAGAcattattttggtaatcctagttgatctaaaacagaaaaagtataGTCTGATTTCATGGCAGACagtagaaacagaaacagacatggacaaaattgttgatacacgtcggttaatgaaagaaaaattcacagtggtcacagaaataacttgaatctgacaaaagtaataataaagaaaaattctatgaaatttaaccaatgaaagtcagacattgcttttcaaccatgcttcaagagaattacttaaaaaaaaaataaactcatgaaacagcctcaaaaatgatggtacccttaacttattattttgttgaacaaccttttgaggcaaacaaatcaatcaaacgattcctgtcaatgagacttctgcatctctcagcaggtattttggcccactcctcatgagcaaactgctcctgttatttcagttttgaagggtgccttttccagacagcatgtttcagctttttccaaagatgctcaataggatttaggtcagggctcatagaaggccactttagaatagtccaatgttttccttttagccattcttgggtgtttttagctgtgtgttttgggtaaTTATCCTGTTGTAAGACCCATGGCctgtgactgagaccaagctttctgacactggccagcacatttctcactagaatcccttgatagtcttgagatttcattgttccctgcacagattcaagacacccctgtgccagatgcagcaaagcagccccagaacataacagagcctcctccatgtttcacagtagggacagtgttcttttcttgatatgcttcatttttccgtctgtaaacatagagctgatgtgccttgggaAAAAGTTCCATGcacccagcctggtgcaggtcaaCAATTTTGTTCCTAGtttcctttgacagctctttggtcttggccatagtggagtttggagtctgactgttagaggttgtggacaggtgtcttttatactaaTAACGAgctcaaacaggtgccattaatacaggtgtGGAGGACAGAGGATCCTCTTAAAGAAGTTACAAGTCTGTGAGATCCAGAAATCTTGCTTATTTTCCCAaagaatttaccaattaattcataaaaaatcctacagtgtgatttccaggatcccccccccccccattctgtctctcatagttgaagtgtacctgtaatgaaaattacaggatTCTTTTTTTGCCCCGctgtgtatatgtgtagtatatatatatatatatatatatatatatatatatatatatatatatatatatatatatatatatatatatatatatatatatatatacacacacacacacttttttatttataagatAAATGGATgttgtggtgtcatctgcataacctctatacCAAACAAAATGCACTCTAGTTATTCTCACTCACCTGAAAAAGATGAAGGCGTTTTGAAAGAACACAGCCAGTCCTGGAGCCACCTCCTTCTCTGAGAACACACTAGAGTGAGTCCTTCATACAGAACAGTTTCAGTTAGGGGTGGACAATATGGTAACAAAATGTTATTATGATTTTCTTTGAGCCAGATCGCAATTTCAACTTTAATCAAGATTCATGTATAAGTATTTATCCATTTccctgggatccagaaaacacacttcttcaataccttacgaagatgtgagtatGGTCACCGTTGTATCTCCCCTTTTTCAAATGGCTgtgataataatgaaaaaacatcacaaatgtctgcagaatcagtgagtgaaCCACTAAAtgctgttaatctgaggtgagttaaattttatttgtaaatcatgggtgaccaatgagctccttcgtttaacatgtgtcactgaaaaaaactatTGCACATCTGATCATGCTTGAGAGGCAACGGAAAGTATCTGTTTGAGCAAATAGATGCATTaatgagaaaaatagaaaatctCAACAAAATTACAGTTTCGATTTTTATCACCATGTCGCCAAACCCTAGTTTCAGTGGTTCAGTTTGAGGAGCTTACTTGGAACAACATAAGCCCCAAACAGGATCCAGATGGAGGCAATGAGGGAGCCGAACATCATCATGAAGCCCAGGAATAGCCACAGTCGCGCCCCTgtcagagagggaggagcatgCTCAGCACCTGTCTGTTGATAAGGCACCTGTCTGTTGCCATGGTTCTATCACAGGGCATTGCCTCAGgttctgaatgtgtgtgtggtgacaGGTGTGCTGATGTCATAGAcatcatatgtgtgtgtgtgtaaaattgTACTAAATTGGACTGAATGAATGTGACATCATTTATAgcgttcagccaaatgaagcgATTCAAaattagcagttatagcagctactctggagccaagtttcatatttggaaatccaagtGGGTgcatcatagtaaccaaagactCAATCAGGAGTGAgcatgttgaaggtaacaccccttcagagtcaatggagctgaatCGCACTCATgttcacttcccatttggaattCGATGGCTAGCAATCTagatatgtacatttatatatacagtctgtggctgatgtaaaaattatataatataaatatgacTGAGGAAGTACTGACCGGTGCGCCCCAAGCAGCCCTCTCCATAGGTGTCCCCTCGCACCTGTCCATTGGACACAGCGTTGATCCTGCAACAGAAAGCTTGTGGTTAGACCCAACCACCAGGCAGCCACACTACATTAGTTTATATACAGGGACATTAGGCTCATGAAAAACACATACACCATATTAGagctttaaatgtatatatgacacgttttcatgtttttttccaattccaacttggtttggtgggatagtacctgtgctaaatatttaaataagcGCTAAATAAGTAACGCTGAGTTTCAATCTCTTCTTATGTCatcaacatgaaaaactccagtCAAAATGTAGGAACAATTTgcgcacaaggaaggcatttttctgacaggcgTTGTCATTGTCATTTGTCATTTGTATTAGTCCAATcataatttagacaagttttggcccttgttaacagtATCATTGCTAGGTAACCGTAATGGAATTGTATGCATGTCATATCTGATGCCCATGTCCAATcaggaaataaaattataagtaCAAAACATTGGgcaatattaacattaaaatcttaaattgaacaatgttaacaatgttttgGTGAAATAAGCAGCCTAACTtcccatatgcactttaagtgctacttgctgtatttttgtaccTTTCAATTTTTTGTCCACAAGCTGccataaaactatgataaatatttagtacaggtacaaaaaactaaaagtctgttttagatcaaatgtcccatttttatatttttatatatatatatatatatatatatatatatatatatatatatatatatatatacacacacacacacacaagaaatatttgaacaccctgtgattttgcaagttctcccacttagaaatcatggaggggtctgaaattttcatcttaggtgcatgtccactgtgagagacaatctaaaaaaaatctggaaatcgcactgtatgattttttaaataatttatttgtatgttactgcaaataagtatttgaacacctatctatcagctagaattctgaccctcaaagacctattagtccacctttaaaagtccacctccactccaattattatcctaaattagaagcacctgtttgaggtggctgcataaagacacctgtccacaccatacaatcagtaagactccaactactaacatggccaagaccaaagaactgtcaacatacacaagagacaaaattgtagacctcgtGGGGTCTGAAtcatcctaagaaaggtgaggaatcaacccagaactacacggggggagctggtcaatgacctgaaaagagctgggaccaccgtttccaaggttactgttagtaatacactaagacgtcatgttttaaaatcatgcatggcatggaaggttcccctgcttaaaccagcacatatccaggcccgtcttaagtttgccagtaaccatttggatgatcctgaggagtcatgggagaaagtcatgtggtcagatgagaccaaaattgaactttttggtcttaattccacttgcCGTGTTTAGAGGAAGAGGAATGATGAGTActatccaaagaacaccatccctactgtgaagcatgggggtggtagcatcatgctttgggggtgtttttctgcacatgggacaggacgactgcactgtattaaggagaggatgaccaggGCCACgtattgcgagattttggggaacaacctccttccctcagttagagcattgaagatgggtcgtgactgggtcttccaacatgacaatgacccaaagcacacaacgaggataaccaaggagtggctccttaagaagccagtctccagacctaaccccaatagaaaatctttagagggagctcaaactccgtgtttctcagcgacagcccagaaacctgactgatctagagaagatctgtgtggaggagtgggccaaaatccctcctgcagtgtgtgcaaatctggtgaaaaactacaggaaatgtttgacctctgtaattgcaaacaaaggccagtgtaccaaatattaacattgattttctcaggtgttcaaatacttatttgcagcagtatcatacaaataaattatttaaaaaaaaacataaaatgtgatttccagattttttttttttagattatgtctctcacagtggacatggacataagatgaacatttcagacccctccatgagaAAAGctttgttgacaatatgaaaagatttgaacatttgtgtttcttgcaccgctccttcagatatgatttagtctgTCTCATTTTTATGTCTATCCCTTGAAGGGCAAAATATTAaatgatgcacaaaatctgatcatttcaaaTAACATGAACTTCAAatgataaatcagatgttaaatCTGACATTTACTCTTtaggaaaactactactcaagtaagattaacattaacaacgttaattaacatttttttaacttacttgagtaatttctcagaccactactactactagattattttgaaataacgttactcttacttgagtacagtttttggccACTCTTCCCacctgtttatgttttgtttttcttattcggTCAAAACATCAGTATTTGTAGTTGCTTGATGCCTAGCTGTAGTCGTCAAAAAGTCATTAAACtaacttttatttagttttagtcatCAGGTGTCTCCAGAGTTCACCTGACTTCTTCTGGATGCTACATTATTGCTGCAGGACATAGAGGAGGGACACTTTGgtcctgagggctgttactCTTCTCAAACTATGCTGACACTGGATTGTATTTTACCActcaatgtgcttaaattgccGCTCAAgaacaaataaagtgatattgattaataAAAAAGGTAAGATTGCCTAAACAtttgagtgtgagtgtgtgtgaggatgGTGCTCACATGAAGAAGGCAATGGTGGAGAAGACTCCACATGTGTGGAAGGCGTGGTTCATCTGCTCCTGACTCGGGTATGTGACCGCTGCATCGATCATGATCCACCAACCACTAAAGAACTGACGTGAGGACACAGAGCAAGAGCAGAGCtttaaccaagactagaccaggactgaaccgcaAAAAATCAGGACCCGGattaggactggaccaggaccggcCCGGACCAGGACCGGATATTGAGACCACATGGTAAAATTAAAGAAGGTGTACtaaaacaaggtctaaatcaggattaagcAGGGTTCTAAacaaaatctaaaccaggactaagcaggtGTTAGGAAAATAAGAGCTGTCCTAATGCGTTCTAGAGTTGTAAAGGTAAAGAGAGGCAGAAGACTCTGAAGCAGGAGAAGTATATTTATCATCAGTCCTGGACTCACTAACTACTCAATATATTGCTATAATATACTCAACAACAGTATCGGATATTCAAGCCTGACTATGCTTCCACCCATGGAGTTTAAATAGGAGCTAAGAAGGGCAGCCAGGAGACAAGGTGGTAGAAATAAAATGAGAAGTGCATAGCATACTGCTTCTGTGAGACAGGTGAACAAGGAAAGTGGTAATGCTAAAGAAGGACAAATTTTGTAATAGTTGGATGATGCTATAGTTAACCACAGAGAAATGTCAACCATGAACTGCAGCTGCATTCTCTATAAAGAGAATGCAGAATTCCACAaaagggtctaaaccaggactgaacagggtCTAATCCAGGAGTAAACAGGGTTCGACACCAGGAATAAAGcatgactaaaccagctctaaataaggtctaaacaaggtctaaactaggactaagcagggtctaaaccgggactgaatggggtctagaccaggactaaacaggttccaaaccgggactaagcaagcatctaaaccagaagtaaaccattactaaaccggtactaaatcagtactaaagGACAAAATCTAATCCAGGACAAAACAGGgctctaaaccatgactgaaaagagtctaaaccaggtctaaaccgggtctaaactgggtctaaaccgggattGAACCGTGACTGAACAGGGTCTAAATGAAATCTATGCCATTACCAGGACCCCTGCTCCAATGGAGGCCACagtgttcctcctctctccccagtCCATGCACTCGCACTCAGGCCAGCGGAAGTTATCCAGGAAGCCCGCCATGCCAAGGGCCGCTCAGCTTGGCCTGGTCAACTCTCCTGGAACACACAAAGACAGTAAATATGTAATATGAAACATTTGAATTCTTTTAATAAGAGGGACTTTGCTATACTCTtcgatgtgagacaggcctctactttgacaatgtttaaatccaggctcaaaatggttctgtttagctgtgcatatgactgaaaggtttttattctgcactcttctcttttaatgcaaattttatgatgattatttgtgattattattattattattattattattattctg
This region includes:
- the LOC117389286 gene encoding transmembrane protein 50B, with the translated sequence MAGFLDNFRWPECECMDWGERRNTVASIGAGVLFFSGWWIMIDAAVTYPSQEQMNHAFHTCGVFSTIAFFMINAVSNGQVRGDTYGEGCLGRTGARLWLFLGFMMMFGSLIASIWILFGAYVVPKKEVAPGLAVFFQNAFIFFSTLIYKFGRTEDLWG